gggtacctgggtggctcagatggttaagtgtctgacttgggtcagatcaagatctcacagttcacagatttgagtcctgcattggattctgtgctgtcagcttagagcctggagcctgctttggattctgggtctcccactctttctgcctctcccccacttgttcactctatctctctctttaaaataaacatttaaaaaaatatttttaagctgaagaaaaagagaagtgatGTGAAAATGTATCTTTCATtaataaagactgaaaagaagAGCAGACACAAAACCAGATTATTCCGGTATCACAACAGAGGACAGAAAATAACTTTCAACAATGAGGGGTCTCATGTCATGATAATTTAACAGGAACTTTTTGGAATGTATAATTCAAGACTTTTTGTAGAAGTATATAAAGTTGTATGTACACACCAGCAACAGACACCTTTTTATCACATCCAGTCCAAAAGACATTGTAATGGGAAAGAGACATGTGGTACATAACCGTGTGATTACTTCAAGTCTGAGGTAACAACATCTAGGTCACACAGATGTAGAGGACAAAGAAGGCCACCTAAAACCATCAGTGTTCATATCAGTGACACGAACTAGGAATTCATACACTTAGGGTCCCAATCAAGGAAGAGGCACCTGGAAACTCAAAAGCATAATcacaacaatgaaaatatttctctccCGCCTGAATTTTCATGAACAAAATACATGAAGTTCTATACCTGAAGTTTTCCCAAAATTGTGTCCGTTCAGGATCATCTCCATTGTACTGGCTCGCATTTTCAATAAGAATTTAAAggaggataggggcgcctgggtggctcagtgggttaagcatccgacttcagctcaggtcatgatctcacagtctgtgagttcgagccccgcgtcgggctctgtgctgacagctcagagcctggagcctgcttcagattctgcgtctccctctctccctgcccctcccctgttcatgctctgtctctctctgtctcaaaaataaattaaaaaaaaaagaatttaaaggaggATAAATGCTATGCCACAGTGTGTCTGTGCTCACAGATTCCTGGGATACCTGAAGGCTTTTCCATGGTGCTTAAGTTTATGTGTGTCCTCGAAGGGAAGAGGGAcaactgaaggctttcccacagagCAGTCATTCGTAAGGTTCTGCCCACTGAGGGTCATCACATGTACATGCAGGTCTCTGGGACACTCAAAGGTCTTACCAGAGTCCTTACATACAAAGGCTTACTGTCCACTGTGCAGCCTGGTGTGTTCTTGAAGGGATCGGTGATTTGTCAAGATCTGTCCCCAGGGTGTTTCTTCACATGCACTTGAAGAGATGAGAAGAACCTGTATGCCTTCCCACACCTCTTGCATTCATAGGGTTTAGTTGCGCTGTGTGTTTTCAAATGACCTTGAACATTTTGCAGCTGACAACTTTCCCATACTCTATATACTCAAAAGGTCTCTCCCCAACATGTGTCCGTATGTGTACTTCCACAGTGACGGACACCTGAAGGTATTCCCACACTGCTGACACTCATAGGATCTCTCCCAAGCATGTGTCCTCATATGTGCTCCCAAGTTTCAAGGAGAtgtgaaggctttcccacagtgTTGACATTTACAGGGTTTTTCCCCAGTGTGTGTCTGCGTATGTATCCATAGATCAGTGTGATACATGAAGGCTCTGATACATTCCTGACACTAATAGGGTTTCACTGCCTTGTGTGTGGTCCTGTAATGTTCAGAGGTTGATGTTTCCTGAAAGCTTCCCCTCACTCCTTACATTCCAAGTTTCCACCCCTGTGTGATTTCTCACAGTATGTAGTACAAGGGTGCACTTACGACTGAAGGCTTTTCCACAATGCACACATTTATAGCGTTGCTCGCCAgtgtgtgtcctcacatggtctcgTAGGCATGAGTTATACCTGAAGGTTTTCCCACACACCTGACATTCATAGGGTCTCTCCCCTGTGTGTATTGTCACATGTTCTCGCAGATTCCAATGATATCTGAAGGTTTTCCTACACACCTGACATTCATACGGTCTTTCCCCAGTGTGCGTCCTCATATGTTCTCGCAGGCATGACTTATACCTGAACGTTTTCCCACACTCCTGACATTCATAGGGTCTCTCCTCCGTGTGTATCTTCACATGATTTCGCAGATTCCAATGATATCTGAAGGTTTTCCCACATTGCTGACATCCATACGGTCTTTCTCCAGTGTGTCTCCTCATATGCACTCGCAGGTCTGTGTGATTCCGGAAGGCTCTTCCACACTGCTGACATTCAAAGGGCCTTTCCCCAGTGTGCGTCCTCATATGTACTCGCAGGTATGATTGATCCCGAAAGGATCTGCCACACTCCTTACATTCATAGGTTTTCAATGTACTGTGAGTGGTCATGTGGCGTTTAATATGACCATACCTCTGGAAAGATTTCCCACActccttacattcatagggtcTTTCCCCAGTGTGTGTCCTCATATGTACTCGCAGGTTTGGGTGATGCCTGAAAGCTTTGCCACACTCCCCACATTCATAGGGTTTCACTACATTGTGTGTGGTCATGTGACATTCAAAATGTAGACGTATCTTGAAAGTTgtcccacattctttacattcccAGGATTCATCCCCTGTAGGTCTTCTCCCAGGTACAAGAAAGGTGTGCTGACCAGGGAAGGCTTTCCCACACGGCTGATATTTATAGGGTTTCTCCCGAGCGTGGGTCCTCACATGTTTTTGCAGGCTTGACTTATACCCAAAGGCTCTCCCACACTCCTGACATTGAGAGGTTCTAGCCCCAGTGTGAGTTCTCATATGACGTGTAAGGAAGGAGTGATATAAGAAGGTTTTCCCACACATGTCACATGTATGGACCCTCTGTACACGGTCATTTTGCACATGACcctgaaaagaagaaatgcaagtgAAAGCTTTTCCACATTTCTTGCACTGTAGAGATTTTTTACTACTCAGACTCTTTGCGTATGTCTCCGATGCTCTCCCGGTGTCCTGACCTTCATAGGATTTCTCTACAAGGTCTGCATCCACATGAGTGCTGAGGCTCGTGATGGAGCTGCAGGCTGGGCAACATTCCTCACAGGGACTAGGTTTGAGTCCTGGGTGAGATCTTTGCAGATTCCCTAGGAAAAAACCATCTGTGAAGGTTTCCCTACACTTAGCACATTCACAGGATTTGCCTCCAGTAGGACACCCCTCATGCACAGTAAGACTTGTAATCGAGTTCAGGGTTTCTCCACATTGATCTCCTTCAAAACGTTCACAGACACTCTCCAACAAAGGACTGCTGTTCAAAATAGGAAGATACATGGTAAGGGAATAGTGATTAGAAGTGATCTCTTTAATAATTAATGATCTATTGATGCTTATTAATTGTTATTGGACTACATAATGGACATTTTCAATGACTGAGTATGGTTGTGGCACTGTCTGCATGTTTTGCAAAATGGTTCAAGCTTACTGTTCTCCTGAGGACTCAAACAGAGTCATAACGTTCAGGGTTTCTTACCTATAGTTTTCCCTGACCATTTTTAACAACGCAATGGTTTTTCAGATGATCAATACCTAGAATGCATTTATAAAAACTTCGTTTTGTGAAAGTTTTGACTACACGATTGTTGCGCTAGGTTTACACCTGTTCTCTACTTTCAGGCTAGTCTCACAATCGCCAACATTCCCCATTCCTCCCTTACAAGTGTCACTCACCTCAAAATCCCTTCCTGCATTTGGGTCAGATCTCCACTGCTGTGAAATTTCTGCTTCTCTACAAACACAGAACGGGAATCATTTTTTGTAAACATTAGTATTTTCTCTTCACTCAGAGGCTCATTCTGCAAAGAATTCCACTCATTTTACCTTCACTGGGAGAAACTACAAGAATTGGGAGCCTAGTTGAATTTCGTGGAAATGACCTGATGTGTAAGGTTAAAAAACAGGCCATATGTCTGCTTCTATTCATATACTGATCCCGAAATGGAAATGAACTTCATGAGGAAGAATGGTCATGGACCAAATTTCTGAGGACCCTTGTGACTTGGGACTTTGATGATAATAAAGCGTCTGAAATGGCAGCACGTTCATCCAGAAATACTTCAAACTAGATGCAGACTAATGTGGAGATAAGAATTATCAGAAGAGCCAAGTAGGAAGGAACTGGGCAAgacacacacatccacaccctACCTCTacaggaagacagaaagactGGCCACGTGGGCTACGATGGATAAAAAGTCCAACAGGGAGGACAGGTGAATGTCAAACATCACCCTGCTCATACAAAGCCTGAGCCATATTTCTAATGGATGCATCCAAACGCCAATCCCTTCTCCAGAACCTGGTCCAACCGAGGGTTGGCCAGTCTGAGGGCACAGAG
The Panthera uncia isolate 11264 chromosome A2, Puncia_PCG_1.0, whole genome shotgun sequence genome window above contains:
- the LOC125931067 gene encoding zinc finger protein 77-like, translated to MELCSNRMCGMFQASVVFEDVAVNFTPEEWALLDHGQRNLFKDVILETCRNLSSVEKQKFHSSGDLTQMQEGILSSPLLESVCERFEGDQCGETLNSITSLTVHEGCPTGGKSCECAKCRETFTDGFFLGNLQRSHPGLKPSPCEECCPACSSITSLSTHVDADLVEKSYEGQDTGRASETYAKSLSSKKSLQCKKCGKAFTCISSFQGHVQNDRVQRVHTCDMCGKTFLYHSFLTRHMRTHTGARTSQCQECGRAFGYKSSLQKHVRTHAREKPYKYQPCGKAFPGQHTFLVPGRRPTGDESWECKECGTTFKIRLHFECHMTTHNVVKPYECGECGKAFRHHPNLRVHMRTHTGERPYECKECGKSFQRYGHIKRHMTTHSTLKTYECKECGRSFRDQSYLRVHMRTHTGERPFECQQCGRAFRNHTDLRVHMRRHTGERPYGCQQCGKTFRYHWNLRNHVKIHTEERPYECQECGKTFRYKSCLREHMRTHTGERPYECQVCRKTFRYHWNLREHVTIHTGERPYECQVCGKTFRYNSCLRDHVRTHTGEQRYKCVHCGKAFSRKCTLVLHTVRNHTGVETWNVRSEGKLSGNINL